A single window of Periplaneta americana isolate PAMFEO1 chromosome 14, P.americana_PAMFEO1_priV1, whole genome shotgun sequence DNA harbors:
- the LOC138713896 gene encoding tubulin epsilon chain-like isoform X3, which yields MEDSVVAHFRTGQFRNLFDDTCLLTNYPGSGNNWAEGFYAHGGEYQERILNLLQRSAERCDRLHGFLCLFSLGGGTGSGLGSATIEILADNFPYVGRFVNCVYPAENEDVITAPYNVTLATKKLTEHASCVFPVDNKALLDICSRLKSSKSMQGVARYIASCKPFQDMNSIVVNMLLHLTSGSRFPGALNVDMNDLYTNMVPFPRLHYICSSLSPLLFSSAGSCSSQWTKVKQDDLFTSAWSRDNQLLRVDPLGGVITGAAVLGRGLLSVSDMHRNINKFQNKMRFVPWSCGDAIKIGICSVPPPGHSASLLSLVNTTNISSLFSRVAQKFNTLYRRKAHAHHYMQVPGFSEEDFTSSLESLYEAEEGYNKLIQTKTQTVPRLEVL from the exons ATGGAAGATAGTGTGGTGGCACATTTTCGCACTGGCCAGTTCCGCAACTTATTTGATGATACTTGTCTCTTAACAAACTATCCTGGATCCGGAAACAATTG GGCAGAAGGTTTTTATGCTCATGGAGGAGAATATCAAGAGCGGATATTAAATCTGTTACAACGTTCTGCTGAAAGATGTGACCGGCTTCACggatttttgtgtttgttttcaCTCGGTGGTGGCACAGGGTCAGGCTTGGGTTCTGCTACGATTGAAATCCTTGCCGATAATTTTCCTTATGTAGGAAG ATTTGTAAATTGTGTGTATCCTGCAGAAAACGAAGATGTAAttactgccccatacaatgtcactcTGGCTACTAAAAAGCTTACAGAACATGCAAGCTGTGTGTTTCCTGTTGACAACAAG GCTTTGCTGGATATTTGCAGTCGTCTTAAATCTTCTAAAAGTATGCAAGGAGTGGCAAGATACATCGCTTCTTGCAAGCCATTCCAAGATATGAACAGTATTGTTGTCAACATGCTCCTACATCTTACTAG TGGGTCACGATTCCCAGGTGCCCTGAATGTGGATATGAACGACCTGTACACGAACATGGTTCCTTTCCCTCGCCTACATTACATCTGCAGCAGCCTCAGTCCTCTGTTATTCAGTTCAGCAGGAAGCTGTTCTTCACAGTGGACGAAAGTGAA GCAGGATGACTTGTTTACATCAGCCTGGTCAAGGGACAATCAGTTACTCAGAGTCGACCCCCTAGGAGGCGTGATCACAGGTGCAGCTGTGTTGGGTAGAGGACTGCTTTCTGTTTCAGATATGCATCGCAACATAAACAA atttcaaaataaaatgcgGTTTGTTCCCTGGAGTTGTGGTGatgctataaaaattggaatctGTTCAGTTCCACCTCCAGGTCACTCGGCTTCCCTGCTTTCTCTTGTGAACACAACCAACATATCTTCATTGTTCAGTAGGGTTGCACAGAAATTCAATACACTGTATCGAAGAAAG GCTCATGCACACCACTACATGCAAGTACCTGGATTCAGTGAAGAGGATTTCACGAGCAGCCTGGAAAGTCTATATGAAGCGGAAGAAGGATACAATAAGCTAATACAGACTAAAACCCAAACAGTTCCAAGATTAGAAGTGCTGTGA
- the LOC138713896 gene encoding tubulin epsilon chain-like isoform X1 yields MMSEFITVQVGQCGNQIGSAFWPLVLQEHGIETQRKCHSKQLQRRSTQTQKRLFDAFHSFFWNPDGTSEADYKTLADLESAKIKARAVCIDMEDSVVAHFRTGQFRNLFDDTCLLTNYPGSGNNWAEGFYAHGGEYQERILNLLQRSAERCDRLHGFLCLFSLGGGTGSGLGSATIEILADNFPYVGRFVNCVYPAENEDVITAPYNVTLATKKLTEHASCVFPVDNKALLDICSRLKSSKSMQGVARYIASCKPFQDMNSIVVNMLLHLTSGSRFPGALNVDMNDLYTNMVPFPRLHYICSSLSPLLFSSAGSCSSQWTKVKQDDLFTSAWSRDNQLLRVDPLGGVITGAAVLGRGLLSVSDMHRNINKFQNKMRFVPWSCGDAIKIGICSVPPPGHSASLLSLVNTTNISSLFSRVAQKFNTLYRRKAHAHHYMQVPGFSEEDFTSSLESLYEAEEGYNKLIQTKTQTVPRLEVL; encoded by the exons ATGATGAGTGAATTTATTACAGTTCAAG TGGGCCAGTGTGGAAACCAGATAGGCAGTGCCTTCTGGCCACTTGTGCTGCAAGAACATGGAATTGAAACCCAGAGAAAATGCCACTCAAAGCAGTTACAACGGCGTTCTACTCAAACTCAAAAAAGATTGTTCGATGCCTTCCACAGTTTTTTCTGGAATCCAGATGGCACATCAGAAGCTGATTACAAAACTCTTGCTGATTTGGAGAGTGCAAAAATAAAAGCAAGG GCTGTCTGTATTGATATGGAAGATAGTGTGGTGGCACATTTTCGCACTGGCCAGTTCCGCAACTTATTTGATGATACTTGTCTCTTAACAAACTATCCTGGATCCGGAAACAATTG GGCAGAAGGTTTTTATGCTCATGGAGGAGAATATCAAGAGCGGATATTAAATCTGTTACAACGTTCTGCTGAAAGATGTGACCGGCTTCACggatttttgtgtttgttttcaCTCGGTGGTGGCACAGGGTCAGGCTTGGGTTCTGCTACGATTGAAATCCTTGCCGATAATTTTCCTTATGTAGGAAG ATTTGTAAATTGTGTGTATCCTGCAGAAAACGAAGATGTAAttactgccccatacaatgtcactcTGGCTACTAAAAAGCTTACAGAACATGCAAGCTGTGTGTTTCCTGTTGACAACAAG GCTTTGCTGGATATTTGCAGTCGTCTTAAATCTTCTAAAAGTATGCAAGGAGTGGCAAGATACATCGCTTCTTGCAAGCCATTCCAAGATATGAACAGTATTGTTGTCAACATGCTCCTACATCTTACTAG TGGGTCACGATTCCCAGGTGCCCTGAATGTGGATATGAACGACCTGTACACGAACATGGTTCCTTTCCCTCGCCTACATTACATCTGCAGCAGCCTCAGTCCTCTGTTATTCAGTTCAGCAGGAAGCTGTTCTTCACAGTGGACGAAAGTGAA GCAGGATGACTTGTTTACATCAGCCTGGTCAAGGGACAATCAGTTACTCAGAGTCGACCCCCTAGGAGGCGTGATCACAGGTGCAGCTGTGTTGGGTAGAGGACTGCTTTCTGTTTCAGATATGCATCGCAACATAAACAA atttcaaaataaaatgcgGTTTGTTCCCTGGAGTTGTGGTGatgctataaaaattggaatctGTTCAGTTCCACCTCCAGGTCACTCGGCTTCCCTGCTTTCTCTTGTGAACACAACCAACATATCTTCATTGTTCAGTAGGGTTGCACAGAAATTCAATACACTGTATCGAAGAAAG GCTCATGCACACCACTACATGCAAGTACCTGGATTCAGTGAAGAGGATTTCACGAGCAGCCTGGAAAGTCTATATGAAGCGGAAGAAGGATACAATAAGCTAATACAGACTAAAACCCAAACAGTTCCAAGATTAGAAGTGCTGTGA
- the LOC138713896 gene encoding tubulin epsilon chain-like isoform X2, which translates to MQSHVLISEVGQCGNQIGSAFWPLVLQEHGIETQRKCHSKQLQRRSTQTQKRLFDAFHSFFWNPDGTSEADYKTLADLESAKIKARAVCIDMEDSVVAHFRTGQFRNLFDDTCLLTNYPGSGNNWAEGFYAHGGEYQERILNLLQRSAERCDRLHGFLCLFSLGGGTGSGLGSATIEILADNFPYVGRFVNCVYPAENEDVITAPYNVTLATKKLTEHASCVFPVDNKALLDICSRLKSSKSMQGVARYIASCKPFQDMNSIVVNMLLHLTSGSRFPGALNVDMNDLYTNMVPFPRLHYICSSLSPLLFSSAGSCSSQWTKVKQDDLFTSAWSRDNQLLRVDPLGGVITGAAVLGRGLLSVSDMHRNINKFQNKMRFVPWSCGDAIKIGICSVPPPGHSASLLSLVNTTNISSLFSRVAQKFNTLYRRKAHAHHYMQVPGFSEEDFTSSLESLYEAEEGYNKLIQTKTQTVPRLEVL; encoded by the exons ATGCAAAGCCATGTTCTGATTTCAGAag TGGGCCAGTGTGGAAACCAGATAGGCAGTGCCTTCTGGCCACTTGTGCTGCAAGAACATGGAATTGAAACCCAGAGAAAATGCCACTCAAAGCAGTTACAACGGCGTTCTACTCAAACTCAAAAAAGATTGTTCGATGCCTTCCACAGTTTTTTCTGGAATCCAGATGGCACATCAGAAGCTGATTACAAAACTCTTGCTGATTTGGAGAGTGCAAAAATAAAAGCAAGG GCTGTCTGTATTGATATGGAAGATAGTGTGGTGGCACATTTTCGCACTGGCCAGTTCCGCAACTTATTTGATGATACTTGTCTCTTAACAAACTATCCTGGATCCGGAAACAATTG GGCAGAAGGTTTTTATGCTCATGGAGGAGAATATCAAGAGCGGATATTAAATCTGTTACAACGTTCTGCTGAAAGATGTGACCGGCTTCACggatttttgtgtttgttttcaCTCGGTGGTGGCACAGGGTCAGGCTTGGGTTCTGCTACGATTGAAATCCTTGCCGATAATTTTCCTTATGTAGGAAG ATTTGTAAATTGTGTGTATCCTGCAGAAAACGAAGATGTAAttactgccccatacaatgtcactcTGGCTACTAAAAAGCTTACAGAACATGCAAGCTGTGTGTTTCCTGTTGACAACAAG GCTTTGCTGGATATTTGCAGTCGTCTTAAATCTTCTAAAAGTATGCAAGGAGTGGCAAGATACATCGCTTCTTGCAAGCCATTCCAAGATATGAACAGTATTGTTGTCAACATGCTCCTACATCTTACTAG TGGGTCACGATTCCCAGGTGCCCTGAATGTGGATATGAACGACCTGTACACGAACATGGTTCCTTTCCCTCGCCTACATTACATCTGCAGCAGCCTCAGTCCTCTGTTATTCAGTTCAGCAGGAAGCTGTTCTTCACAGTGGACGAAAGTGAA GCAGGATGACTTGTTTACATCAGCCTGGTCAAGGGACAATCAGTTACTCAGAGTCGACCCCCTAGGAGGCGTGATCACAGGTGCAGCTGTGTTGGGTAGAGGACTGCTTTCTGTTTCAGATATGCATCGCAACATAAACAA atttcaaaataaaatgcgGTTTGTTCCCTGGAGTTGTGGTGatgctataaaaattggaatctGTTCAGTTCCACCTCCAGGTCACTCGGCTTCCCTGCTTTCTCTTGTGAACACAACCAACATATCTTCATTGTTCAGTAGGGTTGCACAGAAATTCAATACACTGTATCGAAGAAAG GCTCATGCACACCACTACATGCAAGTACCTGGATTCAGTGAAGAGGATTTCACGAGCAGCCTGGAAAGTCTATATGAAGCGGAAGAAGGATACAATAAGCTAATACAGACTAAAACCCAAACAGTTCCAAGATTAGAAGTGCTGTGA